In Oxyura jamaicensis isolate SHBP4307 breed ruddy duck chromosome 23, BPBGC_Ojam_1.0, whole genome shotgun sequence, a single window of DNA contains:
- the CLSPN gene encoding claspin isoform X1, which translates to MAEAAAAPAELEGPSSGVQKSPDSDSDSGQGSCETASPRLLPAGTAAVGDGDSEEEIFVSKKAKSKKVLQDSESEDGEDGGSLVQNDALGGDIESGEEKENILVQKSKKSGRIRQVLLDSDDSDTGDHLQTENLEASRRAVLPEKELEEERPLKSGKKYKKHESNFEEETTKKTVVRSRRKEKERERRIASIKQLKKEKKPRAEVDGGETYPFNDSGCLLDDKELFDNGLEEEDASLPEDEESIESIRAAVKDKIKKYKGEGYKHVSDAENEDHISKEPKRKERKAARLSKEAIKQLHSETQRLIRESSVSLPYHVPEAKSIHEFFKRRPRPMCEGNAMALLKSNKYQLTLNEEPAGTKTLSADCKNGQIRGGQSATNEPETSLGRDTAVNKPLPDAGENLTEDRTEKPRENDDDSRTVMTITTVSNAEEQQHSNFRSTDGSEQKENEIPLAVGSDALEHETAPGLESNQRVGPGLVAQPEKVRRSKLDKLRELGIDLTIKPRICSDSESFINLDDTDSNTELEALKARFLKHTLQTSKSKVERTVNINIIRKETTSEGKEELKADVVPAVLVSEGLDETVHTKPGEKLQVLKAKLQEAMKLRRIEERQKRQALFKLDNEEMLEEEEEEEEMTDESESEEEEEGNHETPEYLLDEAEEDDDDSEEKHVEDGDKETDKESVDGEKVEQTVHCASVPKPASTESTLMLFKDSSSKMGYSLPEEKLENEEAADKGSTKLEDDDSFSLPTPAKENSHNSSFELIGSMIPSYQPCNKQMSRGGNFLSAAGGFRSPSPGFFKTSFISSASKSSGKMSEPSLPIEDSQDLYNASPEPKSLFPGAGESQFQFCLEDDTQSQLLDADGFLNVGQHRNKYQSSKHQLTLASMDENAMDANMDELLDLCSGQFSSQAENMPNTSSNKKQPMEELLNLCSGKFVSQTGSPTWASSASSKAEKDSDIEDPMAEALALCSGSFPTDREEEDEEQEELGDFQLLTDDNAFDSEEDEKSRDSDAEEAETSDEEEQLLRHRQGLKKKLKLQDFMEDEAELSGSDVGSEDEYDGEELDEYEEEIIDEELPSEAELGNQVQKLHMKAVLDDDKRQLRMYQERYLIDGDLHSDGPGRMRKFRWKNIDDASQIDLFQRDSDNDDENEQFDETEVKWRKERFEREQWLREQKEKNKEQEEEEEDIGEDSQFMKLAKKVTAKSLQKKASPAAVVQDTKLLPRNPFETFRPASDIQIKNGSLLNRPKAVLQKLAAMSDLNPNVPRNSRNFVFHTLSPDKNEEAKEKSKHQVKKRGPTAVITSLAKRPRIDSTEDTSQSRSIFQFLES; encoded by the exons atggcggaggcggcggcggcccccgcTGAG CTCGAAGGTCCCAGCTCGGGCGTGCAGAAGAGCCCTGACAGCGACTCGGACAGCGGGCAGGGCAGCTGCGAGACGGCCTCGCCACGGCTCCTCCCCGCCGGGACAGCGGCCGTCGGTGACGGAG ATTCGGAGGAAGAGATTTTTGTgagtaaaaaagcaaaaagcaagaagGTGCTTCAGGACAGTGAAAGTGAAGATGGAGAGGATGGTGGCTCTCTCGTGCAGAATGACGCTCTGGGTGGAGACATAGAaagtggagaggaaaaagagaacattcTTGTCCAGAAGAGCAAAAAATCTGGTCGGATTCGCCAGGTTCTGCTGGATAGTGATGACAGTGACACTGGAGACCATTTGCAAACTGAAAACCTTGAAGCAAGCAGAAGGGCTGTCTTGCCTGAGAAAGAGTTGGAAGAGGAGAGACCACTgaaatctgggaaaaaatacaaaaaacatgaaagcaatTTCGAAGAAGAGACGACTAAAAAAACTGTAGTAAGATctagaagaaaggagaaggagagggagagaagaattGCGTCCatcaaacagctgaaaaaagaaaagaagcctaGAGCAGAG GTGGATGGCGGTGAGACATATCCTTTTAATGACAGTGGATGTCTTCTTGATGACAAAGAACTTTTCGATAATGGCTTAGAAGAAGAAGATGCTTCGCTCCCAGAGGATGAAGAGTCAATAGAATCGATACGGGCGGcagtgaaagacaaaataaaaaaatacaag GGTGAAGGCTACAAACATGTATCTGATGCTGAGAATGAGGATCATATATCAAAAGAACCAAAAAGGAAG GAGCGGAAAGCAGCAAGGTTAAGTAAAGAAGCCATTAAACAGTTACATAGTGAGACCCAGCGCCTTATTAgag AATCATCCGTGTCTCTCCCATACCACGTGCCTGAGGCCAAAAGCATTCATGAATTCTTCAAGCGTCGACCTCGACCAATGTGTGAAGGAAATGCCATGGCATTGCTGAA GTCCAATAAATACCAGCTCACCCTGAACGAAGAACCTGCAGGCACTAAGACCTTAAGTGCGGATTGCAAAAATGGGCAAATAAGAGGTGGTCAATCAGCAACTAATGAACCAGAAACGAGCCTTGGCAGAGATACTGCTGTGAACAAACCTCTCCCTGATGCAGGGGAGAACTTGACAGAAGACCGTACTGAAAAACCCCGAGAGAACGATGATGATTCTCGTACTGTTATGACTATAACTACTGTGAGTAATGCAGAAGAACAACAGCACTCTAACTTCCGAAGCACTGACGGCAGTGAgcaaaaagagaatgaaattccTCTAGCAGTTGGAAGCGATGCCCTTGAGCATGAAACAGCACCAGGCTTAGAAAGCAATCAACGAGTGGGGCCTGGATTGGTGGCACAACCTGAAAAAGTGAGGAGGTCCAAACTGGATAAACTTCGTGAACTGGGAATAGACTTGACCATCAAGCCAAGAATCTGCTCTGACAGTGAATCCTTCATAAACCTCGATGACACCGATTCAAATACAG aatTAGAAGCCTTGAAAGCTCGTTTCTTGAAGCACACTCTTCAAACATCAAAATCCAAAGTTGAACGGACCGTAAATATCAACATTATTCGTAAGGAGACAACATCTGAAGGGAAAGAGGAGCTAAAAGCAGACGTGGTGCCGGCAGTGTTAGTTTCAGAGGGCCTGGATGAAACAGTGCACACAAAGCCAG GTGAAAAGCTACAAGTGCTGAAGGCTAAACTCCAGGAGGCCATGAAGCTCCGCAGGATTGAGGAACGCCAGAAACGGCAAGCATTGTTTAAACTGGATAATGAGGAAATgctggaagaagaagaggaggaggaagagatgaCAGATGAGTCAGagtctgaagaagaagaagaaggcaaTCATGAG ACTCCGGAATATCTGCTTGATGAGGCAGAGGAAGACGACGATgattcagaagagaaacatgTTGAAGATGGTGATAAAGAAACTGACAAAGAATCGGTTGATGGAGAAAAGGTGGAGCAAACTGTGCACTGTGCTTCTGTTCCTAAACCAGCTTCAACAGAGTCTACGTTGATGCTTTTTAAGGACAGCTCCTCCAAAATGgg ATACTCTCTTCCTGAAGAGaaacttgaaaatgaagaagCTGCAGACAAGGGATCTACCAAGTTAG AAGATGATGATTCCTTTTCTCTGCCAACACCAGCAAAAGAGAATAGCCATAACAGCAGCTTTGAGTTGATTGGCTCAATGATTCCATCGTATCAGCCCTGTAACAAACAGATGTCGCGCGGAGGGAACTTTTTATCTGCAGCAGGGGGTTTCAGGTCACCTTCCCCAGGCTTTTTCAAAACAAGCTTTATCAGCTCTGCTTCCAAG AGCTCAGGAAAGATGTCTGAACCCTCTCTTCCCATTGAAGACTCCCAGGACCTGTATAATGCTTCTCCTGAACCCAAAAGTTTATTTCCAGGGGCTGGAGAGTCACAATTTCAATTTTGTCTGGAAGATGACACTCAGAGCCAGCTGCTTGATGCAGATGG GTTCTTGAATGTTGGACAACATAGGAATAAATACCAGTCCTCAAAGCATCAGCTCACTCTGGCTAGTATGGATGAGAACGCAATGGATGCAAACATGGATGAATTGTTGGACTTGTGTTCTGGACAGTTCAGCAGTCAAGCTGAGAATATGCCAAATAccagcagcaacaaaaagcagccCATGGAAGAACTGCTCAATCTCTGCTCAGGAAAATTTGTGTCTCAGA CAGGTTCTCCAACGTGGGCTTCATCAGCATCTTCCAAGGCAGAAAAAGACAGTGACATAGAAGATCCAATGGCAGAAGCACTAGCGCTTTGTTCAGGCTCTTTTCCCACAGACAG ggaggaggaggatgaggagcaAGAAGAACTTGGTGATTTTCAACTTTTAACAGATGACAACGCCTTTGATAGTGAAGAG GATGAAAAAAGCAGAGACAGTGatgctgaagaagcagaaacaagTGATGAAGAAGAACAACTGCTGAGACATAGGCagggcttgaaaaaaaaact AAAACTGCAGGATTTCATGGAAGATGAAGCAGAGCTGTCAGGGAGTGATGTGGGAAGTGAGGACGAATATGATGGCGAAGAGCTGGATGAATATGAAGAAGAGATTATTGATGAGGAACTCCCAAGTGAAGCGGAATTAGGAAATCAAGTACAGAAATTACACAT GAAGGCAGTGCTTGATGATGACAAGCGTCAGTTACGCATGTACCAAGAGAGGTACCTCATCGATGGTGACCTGCACAGCGATGGCCCTGGCAGAATGAGGAAATTCAGATGGAAAAACATAG ATGATGCTTCACAGATTGACTTGTTTCAGAGGGATTCAGATAACGATGATGAAAATGAACAGTTTGATGAAACCGAAGTGAAATGGAGGAAAGAACGATTTGAACGAGAACAGTGGCTTCGTGAGCAG aaggaaaaaaataaagagcaggaggaggaggaggaagacattGGTGAAGACAGCCAATTCATGAAACTAGCAAAAAAAGTAACTGCTAAGTCCCTACAGAAGAAAG CAAGCCCAGCAGCAGTGGTACAAGATACAAAACTACTACCCAGGAACCCGTTTGAAACATTCAGACCTGCCAGTGACATCCAG aTAAAAAATGGGTCTCTCTTGAACAGACCTAAAGCCGTCCTTCAGAAGCTAGCAGCAATGTCAGATCTTAATCCAAATGTGCCTCGAAATTCAAGGAATTTTGTCTTCCACACGCTTTCCCCAGACAAGAATgaagaagcaaaggagaaatcAAAACATCAG GTGAAGAAAAGAGGTCCTACTGCAGTAATAACGTCTCTGGCCAAACGTCCCAGGATTGACAGCACAGAGGACACAAGTCAAAGTCGAAGCATATTccagttcttggagagctga